In one Paramisgurnus dabryanus chromosome 21, PD_genome_1.1, whole genome shotgun sequence genomic region, the following are encoded:
- the LOC135750304 gene encoding interferon-induced very large GTPase 1-like, whose product MSLDEKTSVEERTSVEKRTSVEERTSVDEKTSVDEKTSVEERTSVEKRTSVEERTSVEKRTSVEERTSVDEGTSEIVVQRNILDVRDSSDEVRIVLLGKTGAGKSATGNTILGRKAFKSNISQGSITKECQRETAEVNSRYITVIDTPGLFDTELSHEEVQREMTNCISMILPGPHVFIIVLSLGRFTKEEADSVKIIQKTFGENSLMYTVVLFTRGDYLEDKTIEEYLGNSKSALMNVIEQCGNRYHVFNNKNKDHTQVSALLEKIDDMVKANGGSYYSSKIFREMEREKQEQQIKRLEDTIEQLSREKEEERERMKKMMEEERHNHEQERQKREEEFREREERYKKEMKEQEKQLRDEMRRERETLNNEIKEIKKENKDLQIKYTTQIDKLMNTIETERQNHEIERKRKEDEFRETEERYKTEMMEQKRQIEDEMRRERETLKIEIEEIKKEKKDLQITYDKQLMNTRENERQNHERERKRREDEFRETEERYKSEIKKQKTQMEDEMRRDRERYEREKQDEKLKKEEEDQKRKDKEEMLLDQYEKREKERTEREREEQQLIVSKYSTEIERMKKMVEEERQKHEVKKKNREEIYREKMKEIEKKTQKQMQDDERRREEEKQNWSEKQKMLEEKIQNEKHLREEERKIHEDKIYLIEQQCKDKLMRVKSEEYEEDRRREIERIKICCSQTDSSHLVLFRLGGGYSHTLLRYSPLPCPIPLFAAGGARMSDDAGPAMCAAMCVRMGVGGGAPLTRRPSQVSMRISTSFRMTSSGIPPTGLPRIRHPDLLSTLPQLWWGKVVAWSRLSSSQLSTLRHEGWTGWKVTKTYHWGIPSHPGLRALPVTLVKTGLGNMPPVESSMAALTSQGFSCVSSDPRCPRKECTKMMRGSVRGHVCEDGCGRRCSPDQLSVSSRHARKHKRSRDQQRDSPHGLAQDEAPRSVKRPASAMASQAEQDKLLTLCPVSALKAYLTHTQSLRRMHSQLFVRYGAARQGLPLSKQRLSHWLVEVISHAFRAQVIPVPPGTRATSTRSVATSWAALKGVTAADICAAASRSMPCTFTKLYRVDATCPAPVGNAAFMSVTEQGINGSWDPRESISKQLEKLFSRLNVRSRHQDKLRTEDFLKITKSSLQSQEPQKETELVNSFLHKLLNMNYRARETHIKHREDQQTPANYNPEVDFDIHVMDVQMAVFHCADSFLKQLMVTKLSQCQFALPLLVPHPFTQQIEFPLWTFRQINKSWKMKNNDNEIISKVQPVYKAETPMVSFFRFGSLSSSKSQLINSLINEKHNTFFHRNCSGSSRTRLLMDGVVEIAWYCPSGKNTDKFTDCVAFCNLHGDAGDNEKQYEILTSMSSVNVLFLSDFGQKNQYKSLVKSLFRSPQPLICLLTDNDCNKTKLTDGKIIIGLLNKNQSDLSNEIRETIRLSLKEGTKTFKLEDVVKHTGIQVDENNEECQRGKETALQMMRLLNDEDPSTVKETNLPCQGKLWHDWCKINKELRHLGGENLEEDKSNKEKLIKEIREKQMAQGLSDFMRIFLEKILSLKVNGKKYFLTWMINLLNDFTSNKLCALHKKYDVNWNELLALKQIPDKQDQLQIKQTELEEISEQINKTMFGLDHIVREVGQIYESRSSVKENNFSDLPSLAAEMMISGFPLELMDGDAAHVPLIWIKAVFDQLIQKLGGDQRVFVLSVLGIQSSGKSTLLNAMFGLQFSVSAGRCTRGAFMQLIRVSEELKQQLKFDYILVVDTEGLRAPELDGRSTRNHDNELATFVVGIGNLTLINIFGENPSDMQEILQIVVQAFMRMKNVSLNPSCMFVHQNVSDVTAGDRNMEGRRRLQETLDEMTKLAAKEEVSDAENFRDVIAFDVQKDVKYFAQLWEGSPPMAPPNPNYCENVLDLKESILTHASKSDGIMLTHIGGRIKDLWEALLNEQFVFSFRNSQEIATYRRIETEYSKWSWSLRSAMLEIENKLHNRIQNKTINKVDDSDLQRQLHEKSEEVKKSMSDFFGKHSDAGILNQWKASFEIKIKELQENIVRETKKKLDQVLQQRDLKKKIDAQRTQHENSLFEKSKDLAMKLKDKANDENIMKKEFDSFWKEQVDKIIKDTPPVKNMDILKDVTDLLRNNHESLPVSLLNINTKGINMFSCLTYSNCVQLKKSSGITGFIKNAYKKAKTISGDVLSTEDEVQIRTLINEIADHTDKMIQSYNIAKMGYNISCIQQLMDYMKTKITDHEGKPNVKYVFKREFFRDLVVCICQRANKTFTDQHRLYREANDPVLYFNLKREEYYKIFQKYCQGATSAAITAEFICNKLKDTIEQNVYKKTAIDLADEMMTNCESLNGNRSNLEKHILKTLAINEDFKAYMEYIKNPKLYFKDFIRGAVSQYITERFNDSVQPKMVNNITQLQKKIINAAQESTKHIQEINGDLLSWLTHFTHLLSDVLVFSVSDLTGVNFEDVDIIIIGDVITEEIPSVISDIRSRFTKETFLLKLENTDRPDEILIDNFCRCCWVQCPFCAAICTNTIENHDKDHSVPFHRNNGLNGWYYRDTTNLSINICTSAVASDRSFYPDSDSDVKCLWKEYRKGGPKYAKWSITPDLSELPYWKWFVCKFQKNLEEYYKNTYEGSGKIPDEWRKYSKEEAIESLDKYI is encoded by the exons ATGTTAGAGATAGTTCAGATGAAGTGAGGATTGTCCTGCTGGGAAAAACTGGAGCTGGGAAGAGTGCGACAGGAAACACAATCTTAGGGAGAAAAGCATTTAAATCAAACATATCACAAGGGTCCATTACTAAAGAGTGTCAGAGAGAAACAGCTGAAGTTAACAGCAGATACATCACTGTGATTGATACTCCAGGACTGTTTGATACTGAACTGAGTCATGAAGAAGTTCAGAGAGAAATGACCAACTGTATCTCAATGATACTGCCAGGACCTCATGTGTTTATTATTGTACTGAGTTTAGGACGCTTCACAAAAGAAGAAGCAGACTCAGTGAAGATTATTCAAAAGACTTTTGGTGAAAACTCTTTAATGTACACTGTGGTGCTCTTCACCAGAGGAGATTATCTTGAAGATAAAACCATTGAAGAGTACTTGGGAAACTCAAAATCTGCCTTAATGAATGTCATTGAACAGTGTGGAAACAGATATCAtgtgtttaataataaaaataaagatcaCACACAAGTTTCTGCTTTACTGGAGAAAATAGATGACATGGTGAAAGCAAATGGAGGGAGTTATTACTCATCTAAAATATTCAGAGAGATGGAGCGAGAAAAACAAGAACAACAAATAAAGAGACTGGAGGACACAATTGAACAACTGAGCAGAGAGaaagaagaggagagagagagaatgaagaAGATGATGGAGGAAGAAAGACACAATCATGAACAAGAGAGACAGAAAAGAGAAGAGGAAtttagagagagagaagaaagatataaaaaagaaatgaaGGAGCAAGAAAAACAGCTGCGAGACGAGATGAGAAGAGAACGAGAGACATTAAACAATGaaattaaagaaataaagaaagaaaacaaagatctcCAGATCAAATATACAACACAAATAGACAAACTGATGAATACAATAGAGACTGAACGACAGAATCATGaaatagagagaaagagaaaagaaGATGAGTTTAGAGAGACAGAAGAAAGATATAAAACAGAAATGATGGAGCAAAAGAGACAGATTGAAGATGAGAtgagaagagaaagagagacattaAAAATCGAAATTgaggaaataaaaaaagaaaagaaagatctCCAGATAACATATGACAAACAACTCATGAATACACGAGAGAATGAACGACAGaatcatgagagagagagaaagagaagagaAGATGAGTTTAGGGAGACAGAAGAAAGATATAAAAGTGAAATAAAGAAGCAAAAAACACAAATGGAAGATGAGATGAGAAGAGACCGGGAAAGatatgagagagaaaaacaagatgaaaaactgaaaaaagaagaagaagatcaGAAAAGAAAAGATAAAGAAGAAATGTTGTTGGACCAGTatgaaaaaagagaaaaagaaaggaccgaaagagaaagagaagaaCAGCAATTAATTGTTAGTAAATATAGCACAGAGATAGAGAGGATGAAGAAGATGGTGGAGGAAGAAAGACAGAAACATGAAGTTAAGAAGAAAAACAGAGAAGAAATATACAGAGAAAAGATGAAAGAAATAgagaaaaaaacacagaaacagATGCAAGATGATGAAAGGAGGAGAgaggaagaaaaacaaaactggAGTGAAAAACAGAAGATGCTTGAAGAAAAAATCCAGAATGAGAAACATCTGAgagaagaagaaagaaagattCATGAAGATAAAATTTATCTGATTGAACAACAGTGTAAAGATAAACTCATGAGAGTAAAATCAGAGGAGTATGAAGAAGACAGAAGAAGAGAAATAGAGAGAATTAAAATCTGCTGCTCTCAAACAGACTCAAGTCATCTG GTGCTTTTCCGTCTTGGTGGCGGCTACAGCCATACTCTTCTGCGATACTCCCCTCTGCCATGCCCTATTCCCCTGTTTGCAGCTGGTGGGGCTA GGATGAGCGACGATGCAGGGCCAGCCATGTGTGCGGCCATGTGTGTGAGGATGGGAGTGGGAGGCGGCGCTCCCCTGACCCGTCGTCCCTCTCAAGTCAGCATGCGCATAAGCACAAGCTTTCGCATGACCAGCAGCGGGATTCCTCCCACAGGCTTGCCCAGGATCAGGCACCCAGATCTGTTAAGCACCCTGCCTCAGCTATGGTGGGGGAAAGTGGTAGCATGGAGTCGCTTAAGCTCCTCTCAGCTGTCCACGCTCCGTCATGAAGGTTGGACAGGCTGGAAGGTCACCAAGACTTATCACTGGGGGATCCCCTCTCATCCAGGCCTGAGAGCTCTG CCAGTTACCCTGGTTAAGACTGGACTGGGGAACATGCCACCAGTTGAGTCATCTATGGCTGCTTTGACTTCCCAGGGCTTTTCCTGTGTATCCTCTGATCCAAGGTGCCCTCGTAAAGAGTGTACCAAGATGATGCGCGGCTCTGTGCGTGGCCATGTGTGTGAGGATGGTTGCGGGAGACGGTGCTCCCCTGACCAGCTGTCCGTCTCAAGTCGGCATGCACGTAAGCACAAGCGATCACGTGACCAGCAGCGGGATTCCCCCCACGGGCTTGCGCAGGATGAGGCTCCCAGATCTGTTAAGCGCCCTGCCTCAGCTATGGCCTCACAGGCAGAGCAAGACAAGTTGCTCACGTTGTGCCCAGTCAGTGCCTTGAAGGCCTATCTGACCCATACACAGTCTTTGAGAAGAATGCACTCACAACTGTTTGTCCGTTATGGGGCGGCAAGGCAGGGACTGCCGCTTTCCAAACAGAGGCTGTCTCATTGGCTGGTGGAGGTTATTTCCCACGCTTTTAGGGCTCAGGTGATACCAGTCCCTCCAGGTACAAGGGCCACCTCTACCAGAAGTGTGGCTACGTCTTGGGCTGCCCTCAAGGGTGTTACAGCAGCCGATATCTGTGCAGCAGCTTCAAGGTCTATGCCATGCACTTTTACTAAATTGTACAGGGTGGACGCAACTTGCCCAGCTCCGGTCGGCAACGCTGCCTTCATGTCCGTGACCGAGCAAGGTATTAATGGATCCTGGGATCCTCGTGAATCT ATCAGCAAACAGCTTGAAAAACTCTTCAGTAGATTAAATGTAAGAAGCAGACATCAAGATAAACTGAGAACAGAAGACTTTCTTAAAATCACAAAGTCTTCACTTCAGTCTCAGGAGCCACAGAAAGAAACTGAACTTGTGAACTCATTCCTACATAAACTGTTGAACATGAACTACAGAGCAAGAGAAACTCACATAAAACACAGAGAAGATCAACAAACACCTGCAAACTACAACCCTGAAGTTGACTTTGATATTCATGTGATGGATGTTCAGATGGCTGTGTTTCATTGTGCTGATAGTTTcctaaagcagctgatggtcACTAAACTCTCACAGTGTCAGTTTGCTCTTCCTCTGCTTGTTCCTCATCCATTCACACAACAGATTGAGTTTCCTCTCTGGACATTCAGACAAATCAACAAGAGCTGGAAGATGAAAAATAATGACAATGAGATCATCAGTAAAGTCCAGCCTGTGTACAAAGCAGAAACTCCAATGGTGTCGTTCTTCAGGTTTGGCTCTTTGTCTTCATCAAAGTCTCAGCTGATAAACAGTTTGATCAATGAGAAACACAACACGTTCTTCCACAGAAACTGCTCAGGAAGCAGCAGAACCAGACTACTGATGGATGGAGTGGTGGAGATCGCCTGGTACTGTCCATCTggaaaaaacactgataaattTACTGACTGTGTTGCCTTCTGTAATCTTCATGGTGATGCAGGAGACAATGAGAAACAATATGAGATTTTAACCAGTATGTCTTCAGTCAATGTCCTCTTCTTATCTGATTTTGGACAGAAGAACCAGTATAAGAGTTTAGTGAAGTCACTCTTCAGATCTCCTCAACCTCTTATTTGTCTGCTTACAGACAATGACTGTAATAAAACTAAACTGACTGATGGAAAAATCATTATCGGTCTTTTGAACAAAAATCAATCTGATCTATCTAACGAGATAAGAGAGACAATCCGATTGAGTTTGAAAGAGGGCACAAAAACCTTCAAACTGGAAGATGTGGTCAAACACACAGGAATTCAAGTAGATGAGAATAATGAAGAGTGTCAGAGAGGAAAAGAGACGGCGCTTCAGATGATGAGATTACTGAATGATGAAGATCCATCAACAGTTAAAGAAACAAATCTGCCCTGTCAGGGGAAACTGTGGCACGACTGgtgtaaaataaacaaagagcTTCGTCATCTAGGAGGAGAAAATCTAGAAGAAGATAAAAGTAATAAAGAGAAACTCATAAAAGAAATAAGAGAAAAGCAAATGGCACAAGGATTGAGTGACTTTATGAGGATATTTTTGGAAAAGATACTGTCACTGAAAGTCAATGGTAAAAAGTATTTTCTAACATGGATGATAAATCTGTTGAATGACTTCACTTCAAATAAGCTTTGTGCACTTCATAAGAAGTATGATGTAAATTGGAATGAACTCTTGGCTTTAAAGCAAATTCCAGATAAACAAGACCAACTGCAGATTAAACAAACAGAGCTTGAGGAAATATCAGAACAAATCAACAAAACAATGTTTGGCTTGGATCACATTGTAAGAGAGGTTGGTCAGATCTATGAATCAAGGTCATCTGTAAAGGAAAACAATTTCTCTGATCTCCCGAGTCTTGCAGCAGAGATGATGATCTCTGGATTTCCACTGGAGTTGATGGATGGAGATGCTGCTCATGTTCCTCTCATCTGGATTAAAGCTGTTTTTGATCAACTCATCCAGAAACTGGGAGGAGATCAGAGAGTTTTTGTGCTGTCAGTTTTAGGGATTCAGAGCTCTGGTAAATCCACTTTACTCAATGCTATGTTTGGTCTTCAGTTTTCTGTCAGTGCTGGTCGATGCACCAGAGGAGCTTTCATGCAGCTGATCAGAGTATCAGAGGAGCTGAAACAACAGCTGAAGTTTGATTATATTCTGGTTGTTGATACTGAGGGTCTTCGTGCACCAGAACTGGATGGAAGATCAACAAGAAATCATGATAATGAATTGGCCACATTTGTTGTTGGTATTGGAAATCTGACATTGATCAACATCTTTGGAGAAAACCCATCTGACATGCAGGAAATTCTCCAGATTGTTGTCCAGGCCTTCATGAGGATGAAGAATGTGAGTCTGAATCCCAGCTGTATGTTTGTACATCAGAACGTTTCAGACGTCACAGCTGGAGATAGAAACATGGAGGGAAGAAGACGACTGCAGGAGACACTGGATGAGATGACTAAACTCGCTGCTAAAGAAGAAGTCAGTGATGCAGAAAATTTTAGGGATGTCATTGCATTTGATGTTCAGAAAGATGTGAAATATTTTGCTCAGCTGTGGGAGGGAAGCCCACCAATGGCGCCACCAAACCCAAACTACTGTGAGAATGTTCTGGATCTGAAAGAATCTATTTTAACACATGCTTCAAAATCAGATGGCATAATGCTGACACATATAGGAGGACGTATTAAAGATCTCTGGGAGGCTTTGCTGAATGAACAGTTTGTGTTCAGCTTTAGAAATTCACAGGAAATCGCAACTTACAGGAGAATAGAGACAGAATACAGCAAGTGGAGCTGGAGTCTTCGAAGTGCAATGCTGGAAATtgaaaacaaactacacaatagaatacaaaataaaacaattaataaaGTTGATGATTCTGATCTTCAAAGACAACTTCATGAAAAAAGTGAAGAAGTGAAAAAGTCAATGTCTGATTTCTTTGGAAAACACAGTGATGCAGGAATACTGAATCAGTGGAAAGcttcatttgaaataaaaatcaaAGAGCTTCAGGAAAACATTGTGAGGGAGACAAAGAAGAAATTAGATCAGGTTCTCCAGCAGCGAGACCTGAAGAAAAAGATTGATGCTCAGAGGACACAACATGAAAACAGTCTGTTTGAAAAGAGCAAAGATCTTGCCATGAAACTAAAAGACAAAGCAAATGATGAAAATATCATGAAAAAAGAGTTTGATTCCTTTTGGAAAGAGCAGGTTGATAAAATCATTAAAGACACTCCTCCAGTTAAAAACatggacattttaaaggatGTGACAGATCTCCTCAGAAACAACCATGAAAGTCTCCCTGTAAGCCTACTGAACATAAATACTAAAGGCATTAATATGTTCTCTTGCCTAACTTATTCAAATTGTGTACAGCTGAAGAAATCCAGTGGAAttacaggatttataaaaaatgccTACAAAAAAGCTAAAACAATATCAGGTGATGTTCTTTCTACAGAGGATGAAGTTCAGATAAGAACTTTAATCAATGAAATTGCTGATCACACAGATAAAATGATTCAATCATATAACATTGCAAAGATGGGCTACAACATCAGCTGCATTCAACAACTCATGGATTacatgaagacaaaaataacaGATCATGAAGGAAAGCCAAATGTGAAATATGTGTTCAAGAGAGAATTCTTCAGGGATTTGGTAGTTTGTATTTGTCAGAGAGCAAACAAGACATTCACTGATCAACACAGATTATACAGAGAAGCAAATGATCCTGTTCTGTATTTTAACCTGAAAAGAGAAGAGTATTACAAGATTTTCCAGAAATACTGTCAAGGAGCAACATCAGCTGCCATTACTGCTGAATTTATCTGTAATAAACTTAAAGACACCATTGAGCAGAATGTCTACAAGAAAACTGCCATAGATTTAGCAGATGAAATGATGACAAACTGTGAATCACTGAATGGAAACAGATCAAATCTGGAGAAACACATCCTGAAGACACTGGCAATCAATGAGGACTTTAAAGCATACATGGAGTACATTAAAAATCCTAAACTTTACTTTAAAGATTTCATCAGAGGTGCAGTCAGTCAGTACATCACTGAAAGATTTAATGATAGTGTTCAACCTAAGATGGTAAATAACATTACACAGCTGCAGAAGAAGATTATAAACGCAGCACAAGAGTCCACCAAACACATTCAAGAGATCAATGGAGATCTTCTTTCATGGTTGACTCATTTCACACATCTGCTGTCTGATGTTCTGGTCTTCTCTGTAAGTGACCTCACTGGAGTGAATTTTGAAGATGTTGATATCATTATCATAGGAGATGTAATAACAGAAGAGATTCCTTCTGTAATATCTGACATACGCAGTAGATTTACTAAAGAAACATTTCTACTGAAGCTGGAGAACACAGACAGACCAGATGAGATTCTGATTGATAATTTCTGTCGGTGTTGTTGGGTTCAATGTCCTTTCTGTGCTGCCATCTGCACCAACACCATAGAAAACCATGATAAAGATCACAGTGTCCCTTTCCATCGTAATAATGGACTGAATGGGTGGTATTACAGAGACACAACAAACCTGTCTATCAACATCTGCACATCAGCAGTAGCCAGTGATCGATCATTTTATCCAGATTCAGACTCAGATGTTAAGTGCCTCTGGAAAGAATACAGAAAAGGAGGTCCTAAATATGCTAAGTGGAGCATCACCCCTGATCTCTCTGAGCTGCCCTACTGGAAATGGTTTGTGTGCAAATTTCAGAAGAATCTGGAAGAGTACTACAAGAATACCTATGAGGGGAGCGGAAAGATTCCAGATGAATGGAGAAAATACTCTAAAGAGGAAGCCATTGAGAGTTtggataaatacatttaa